Proteins found in one Malassezia vespertilionis chromosome 5, complete sequence genomic segment:
- a CDS encoding uncharacterized protein (TransMembrane:12 (i7-30o70-91i142-161o167-188i245-267o291-312i732-750o780-805i850-874o880-901i959-985o997-1019i); SMCOG1288:ABC transporter related protein; antiSMASH:Cluster_1; EggNog:ENOG503NU2T; COG:Q), whose amino-acid sequence MAPLDWTLLIVGIIAALASGVPLPLIGVLFGDMVNGFNSIACSNSANAVPRTPQETDQFLDDIADHVVKIIVIATINFALIYIYTCCWSSLGERVVRRMRELYVRALLRQDMTFFDRLAPGEISTHLSENLITIQNGTSEKVGILLSSVAYFITSYVIAFWKLPVLAGELVSLIPAFLLISTVGAHFVSRFTARMSDHLGDATGIASEVLSNLRVVQAFEIQGPLGKLYTAHLFFVRRNGMYRSFCTAAMLGLLFFVAYSSNALAFFSGSRQVTDAMHAGSSDSQDTVGKVYTVIFLLLDASFIVGQIAPYLQAFSSAGGAGDRLNSTINRCPLIDVFSDEGQQPQIAPGQSLGFSFRDVSFAYPARPETLALENLDLDIEPGKRVGICGFSGSGKSTIVALLHRFYDPSQGTIAFNTGTLIKDTNVSWLRGQLGMVGQEPVLFDCTVLESIAQGLLGSPQHLHLRDAVLFLGRYAMDHAKFSKDWIASVPEEHREPLYKVVELTQEAAKLAYADGFINELPDGYLSHVGGAGRALSGGQKQRIALARAIIKQPSVLILDEATAALDSKSELAVQAAFDRVAENRTTIAIAHRLSTIKHYDKIVVMAHGKVVEQGTHQELMEKDAHYANLARAQFARTADGTGMPSAQPASPQSNAHLDEDMPAPLDTNMHAAIDTFVQTIPGPGMQETIIDQEAADAVPESVSLLSIQDKKRPRVTYMRALGRLLRWAGKLWPFALLGFAASAVMGGAYPGEAVIFGHVIEALNPCKPPEEVESEADKFALFFFILALIELFAYFICGASFAYVSEWLLLTIRQRLFAVIALQPLAWYEEQNTSPSTMIANLSSDTSNLGGLTATVIGTIFSIIVNLIAGIILAHAVAWRIAIVILATVPILVAAGYLRLKVIADFQKRHETVYAKSTSIAVEAISSIRTVAALGREQDVYQLFKYSLEKPYHESLRYILVGNIFLAISLSISYFIYGFAYWWGSRNVAEGRYSQVAFFTVLPALLFSAQTSGQLLAFAPDFTKAQVSASNIFTMLDQGPKDAAQRLVDDEKAPLEKDEEALSSTLVKHTQGPTALTFDKVFFTYPHRVDPALKGVSLHVEPGSFAAFIGESGSGKTTTMSMIEMFYTPSAGNVRVGGFDTLHTPAGVVRETMAIVPQEAMLFNGSIHFNVSLGLQDPLSALSEDTRMFFQHKPRLFGKAEADNTTLEPDPRIVEACMQAHIHDTIMAMPEQYNTIVGPGGNQLSGGQRQRVAIARALVRKPKLLLMDESTSAMDAASEQAFQATLDELHSSRTCTIIAISHRMRTVRMADQIFMFDHGQIIAQGAHNELIQTCAQYQAMISHQSMGE is encoded by the coding sequence ATGGCACCGCTGGACTGGACCTTGCTTATTGTAGGTATCATTGCAGCACTGGCGTCAggcgtgccgctgccttTGATCGGTGTTTTGTTTGGCGATATGGTCAATGGATTCAATTCCATTGCCTGCTCCAACAGCGCCAAtgcagtgccgcgcacgccgcaagAAACGGACCAGTTTCTCGACGATATCGCAGACCACGTCGTGAAAATCATCGTGATTGCTACGATCAATTTTGCACTTATCTACATCTACACATGCTGTTGGTCCTCGTtgggcgagcgcgtcgtgcgccgAATGCGAGAGCTTTACGTGCGTGCACTTCTCCGGCAGGACATGACGTTTTTCGATCGCCTCGCACCGGGCGAGATTAGCACGCATCTCTCCGAGAACCTCATCACGATCCAAAATGGGACCAGCGAAAAGGTCGGCATTCTCCTCTCGTCCGTGGCGTACTTTATCACCTCGTACGTGATTGCATTTTGGAAGCTGCCCGTCCTTGCAGGCGAGCTTGTCTCCCTCATTCCCGCCTTCTTACTCATTTCCACCGTCGGCGCGCACTTTGTCTCGCGCTTCACCGCGCGCATGTCGGACCATCTCGGCGATGCCACCGGCATCGCATCTGAAGTACTCTCGAACCTGCGTGTGGTGCAAGCTTTTGAGATCCAAGGACCACTTGGCAAGCTGTACACCGCACACTTGTTTTTCGTCCGCCGCAACGGCATGTACCGCTCGTTTTGTACCGCGGCCATGCTGGGACTGCTCTTTTTTGTCGCATACTCATCCAACGCACTCGCCTTCTTCAGCGGCTCTCGCCAGGTGACGgatgcaatgcacgcagGCTCGTCTGATAGCCAAGATACCGTGGGAAAAGTGTACACTGTGATTTTCCTGCTCCTCGACGCCTCCTTTATTGTAGGTCAAATTGCACCCTACCTCCAAGCCTTCTCCTctgccggcggcgccggcgaCCGTCTCAACAGCACCATCAACCGCTGTCCTTTGATTGACGTTTTCAGCGACGAGGGGCAGCAGCCGCAAATTGCGCCGGGCCAGTCTCTTGGGTTTTCATTCCGCGACGTTAGTTTTGCCTATCCCGCACGGCCCGAAACATTGGCCCTGGAGAACCTCGATCTGGACATTGAGCCTGGAAAACGCGTGGGGATTTGTGGGTTtagcggcagcggcaagagTACCATTGTCGCCCTGCTCCACCGCTTTTACGACCCCAGCCAAGGCACCATTGCGTTCAACACGGGCACTCTTATCAAAGACACCAATGTCTCCTGGCTTCGCGGGCAGCTCGGCATGGTCGGGCAAGAGCCCGTCTTGTTTGACTGCACCGTGCTGGAAAGCATTGCGCAGGGCTTGCTCGGCAGTCCACAGCATCTGCatttgcgcgacgcggtgctTTTCCTCGGCCGCTACGCCATGGACCATGCCAAGTTTTCCAAAGACTGGATTGCGAGCGTGCCGGAAGAGCACCGCGAGCCACTCTACAAAGTTGTCGAGCTCACCCAAGAGGCTGCAAAGCTTGCGTACGCCGACGGCTTTATCAACGAGCTCCCGGACGGCTACCTTTCCCacgtcggcggcgctggtcGCGCGCTCTCTGGCGGCCAGAAACAACGCATTGcgttggcgcgcgcgattaTCAAGCAGCCCAGCGTCCTGATCCTCGACGAAGccaccgcagcgctggaCTCTAAAAGCGAGCTGGCCGTCCAAGCCGCGTTTGATCGCGTCGCTGAGAACCGAACCACGATTGCGATTGCTCACCGCTTGTCGACTATCAAACACTATGACAAGATTGTGGTCATGGCGCATGGAAAAGTAGTCGAGCAAGGAACGCACCAGGAGCTGATGGAAAAAGACGCCCACTACGCCAaccttgcgcgcgcgcagtttgcgcGTACCGCAGACGGCACAGGCATGCCTTCTGCACAGCCCGCAAGTCCGCAGTCCAACGCGCACCTCGACGAGGATATGCCTGCTCCCCTCGACACAAAcatgcacgccgcgatTGACACGTTTGTCCAGACGATACCCGGCCCTGGCATGCAAGAAACCATTATCGATCAGGAAGCTGCGGACGCAGTACCGGAAAGTGTGAGTCTCTTGAGCATCCAGGACAAGAAACGCCCCCGCGTTACCTACATGCGTGCCCTCGGCCGTCTATTGCGCTGGGCAGGAAAGCTCTGgccttttgcgctgcttggcttTGCAGCGAGTGCAGTGATGGGCGGAGCCTACCCCGGCGAAGCGGTTATTTTCGGCCACGTTATCGAAGCGCTGAATCCGTGCAAGCCGCCCGAGGAAGTCGAGTCGGAAGCCGACAAGTTTGCCCTCTTTTTCTTCATCCTTGCTCTTATTGAGCTCTTTGCCTACTTTATCTGCGGCGCCTCATTTGCCTACGTCTCCGAGTGGCTCCTGCTTACAATTCGTCAGCGCCTGTTTGCCGTCATCGCACTGCAGCCGCTTGCGTGGTACGAAGAACAAAATACCTCGCCGTCGACTATGATTGCCAATCTTTCGTCGGATACAAGCAACCTCGGTGGTCTTACTGCCACCGTCATTGGCACCATTTTCAGCATCATTGTGAACCTGATTGCCGGCATTATTTTAGCGCATGCCGTTGCGTGGCGCATTGCTATTGTGATTCTCGCCACCGTCCCGATTTTGGTCGCCGCTGGCTACCTGCGGCTCAAGGTCATTGCCGATTTCCAAAAACGCCACGAAACGGTGTATGCAAAGTCTACATCCATTGCCGTCGAGGCCATTTCCTCGATCCGCACcgttgctgcgctgggGCGCGAGCAAGACGTGTACCAGCTGTTCAAGTACAGTTTGGAAAAGCCATACCACGAGTCTTTGCGCTACATTCTCGTGGGCAACATCTTTTTGGCCATCTCGCTGAGCATCTCCTACTTTATCTATGGCTTTGCCTATTGGTGGGGCTCGCGCAATGTCGCCGAAGGGCGCTACTCTCAAGTGGCCTTCTTCACCGTGCTTcccgcgctgcttttctCTGCCCAAACCAGTGGCCAGCTGCTTGCATTCGCGCCCGACTTTACCAAGGCGCAAGTGTCTGCGTCCAACATTTTTACCATGCTGGACCAAGGACCCAAGGATGCCGCACAGCGACTCGTCGACGAcgaaaaagcgccgctcgaaAAAGACGAAGAGGCACTCAGCTCGACGTTGGTCAAGCACACGCAGGGCCCGACCGCATTGACCTTTGACAAGGTCTTTTTTACCTACCCGCACCGCGTCGATCCCGCGCTCAAGGGCGTGAGCCTTCACGTGGAGCCCGGCTCCTTTGCCGCATTTATCGGCGAGAGTGGCTCGGGGAAAACGACGACGATGAGCATGATTGAAATGTTCTacacgccaagcgcgggCAATGTCCGCGTGGGCGGCTTTGACACCTTACATACACCCGCTGGTGTTGTGCGCGAAACGATGGCCATTGTGCCCCAAGAAGCGATGCTCTTCAACGGCTCAATCCACTTCAACGTTTCCCTCGGCCTCCAAGATCCCCTCTCGGCGCTCTCTGAAGATACGCGCATGTTTTTCCagcacaagccgcgcctCTTTGGCAAGGCCGAGGCAGATAATACCACCTTGGAGCCCGATCCGCGCATTGTCGAAGCGTGCATGCAGGCACATATTCACGACACCATCATGGCGATGCCCGAGCAGTACAATACCATTGTTGGCCCCGGCGGCAACCAACTGAGTGGCGGTCAGCGACAGCGCGTGGCGATTGCCCGTGCGCTGGTCCGCAAACCCAAACTTTTGCTCATGGACGAGTCCACCTCCGCGATGGATGCCGCTAGCGAGCAGGCCTTCCAAGCCACTCTCGACGAGCTTCattcctcgcgcacatgtACCATAATTGCGATTTCGCATCGTATGCGCACCGTCCGTATGGCGGATCAGATCTTTATGTTTGACCATGGCCAGATCATTGCGCAAGGTGCACACAACGAACTGATACAAACATGCGCTCAATACCAAGCCATGATTTCGCACCAGTCCATGGGCGAATGA